In Companilactobacillus allii, one genomic interval encodes:
- a CDS encoding YveK family protein — MTSLIGVFDVIYRHMKLIIITTLIVLFATGFTTFFVISPKYESTTELLVNRKLSTDLQSAQFQQVQADVQMISTYKDIITSPAVLNTVMKKVRDYPESPTSSENLAKSISISNQQNSQVFSVSAKSANKNTAALIANETARVFKSKVGKIMNIDNVSIVSTATPSSKPYSPKKVLSLLAGLVVGLVLGISLAFIREVSDNTVTNEEFLKNMGWVNLGQVSEMDNKKNSHQKE, encoded by the coding sequence ATGACAAGCTTAATTGGAGTATTTGATGTTATTTATAGGCATATGAAATTGATCATAATTACTACTTTAATAGTATTGTTCGCCACTGGTTTCACTACGTTTTTTGTTATCAGTCCTAAGTATGAATCGACGACTGAACTGCTCGTTAACCGAAAATTGTCGACTGATTTACAATCGGCACAATTCCAACAGGTTCAAGCTGATGTACAGATGATAAGTACTTACAAGGACATTATTACTAGTCCGGCAGTCTTGAACACTGTTATGAAAAAGGTGCGTGATTATCCAGAAAGTCCAACTTCAAGTGAAAATTTGGCCAAGTCGATCAGTATCAGCAATCAACAAAATTCACAGGTTTTCTCAGTATCTGCCAAATCGGCTAATAAGAATACTGCGGCACTTATTGCTAACGAAACAGCGAGAGTCTTTAAGAGCAAGGTAGGCAAGATCATGAATATTGATAATGTATCGATCGTTTCGACTGCGACACCGAGCTCTAAACCTTATAGTCCTAAGAAAGTCTTGAGTTTACTAGCGGGATTAGTAGTTGGCTTGGTATTGGGTATTTCCTTAGCATTTATTCGAGAAGTCAGTGACAACACGGTTACTAACGAAGAATTCTTGAAGAATATGGGCTGGGTCAATCTGGGTCAAGTTTCAGAAATGGATAATAAAAAGAACAGTCATCAAAAGGAGTAG
- a CDS encoding CpsD/CapB family tyrosine-protein kinase, with product MWNKKKKLDNNSQKNGINLITYSSPQSPISEQFKTIRTNIQFTAVDKKIKSLVFTSADPSEGKSTVSNNFAVSCATQNTKTILIDADLRRPTIHRTFGLSNQVGLSNYLSRHAALDEIIQPSIVENLSIITSGPIPPNPSELLGGQRIKELLKELDERFDLVILDSPPVNTVTDTQVLASVVDGVVMVVPQGIATKNGVIHAKESLELVHAHVCGAIMNRVTRSKSGYYGTEYYGIYK from the coding sequence ATGTGGAATAAAAAGAAAAAGTTAGATAATAATAGCCAAAAAAACGGCATTAACTTGATTACTTATTCTAGTCCACAAAGTCCTATTTCAGAGCAATTCAAAACGATTAGAACAAATATTCAATTCACTGCGGTCGATAAAAAGATAAAGTCTTTAGTTTTCACTTCGGCTGATCCATCAGAAGGTAAGTCAACTGTCAGCAATAACTTTGCGGTAAGTTGTGCCACTCAAAATACTAAGACAATCCTGATCGATGCGGATCTTCGTCGTCCAACAATCCATCGGACCTTTGGTTTGAGTAATCAAGTTGGATTGTCCAACTACTTATCTAGACATGCGGCCTTAGATGAAATCATTCAACCGTCAATAGTTGAGAACTTATCAATAATAACTAGTGGACCGATTCCACCTAACCCTTCTGAGTTACTGGGTGGTCAAAGAATCAAGGAATTGTTAAAAGAATTGGATGAAAGGTTCGATCTAGTGATATTAGATTCACCACCAGTCAACACTGTCACCGACACGCAAGTATTGGCGAGTGTGGTTGATGGGGTAGTGATGGTAGTGCCACAAGGAATCGCTACCAAGAATGGTGTGATTCATGCCAAAGAATCCCTTGAACTAGTACATGCACATGTTTGTGGAGCGATTATGAATCGAGTAACTAGATCTAAGTCTGGTTATTATGGCACCGAATATTACGGGATATACAAATAG
- a CDS encoding sugar transferase, with protein sequence MEYWKHSIDALHQQHRYFYRFTKRIFDLVASICGLIILSPVFLVIAILIKFDDPHGPIFYEQTRVGKFQRSFEMFKFRSMRVNADKQLGKIADKNEVSGPMFKMKHDPRVTRIGHFIRRYSLDELPQLLNVVLGEMSLVGPRPPLPSEVEHYDAFSMQRLDVLPGCTGLWQIGGRSNVSFDDMVKLDLEYINRCSFSFDLYILIKTFVLFFKPNGAY encoded by the coding sequence ATGGAGTATTGGAAACACTCAATTGATGCACTGCATCAGCAGCATCGATATTTTTACAGATTTACTAAGCGGATTTTTGACTTGGTCGCAAGCATTTGTGGCTTGATTATTCTGTCACCGGTGTTCTTGGTGATAGCGATATTGATAAAGTTCGACGATCCACATGGTCCGATATTTTATGAACAGACCAGGGTCGGTAAGTTTCAAAGGTCATTTGAAATGTTCAAGTTCAGATCAATGAGAGTTAATGCTGATAAGCAACTGGGGAAAATTGCTGACAAGAATGAAGTTTCTGGACCAATGTTCAAAATGAAGCATGATCCACGTGTCACAAGAATCGGTCATTTTATCAGAAGATACAGTCTAGATGAATTGCCACAGTTGTTAAATGTGGTGCTCGGTGAGATGAGTCTAGTTGGTCCACGTCCGCCACTTCCAAGTGAGGTGGAGCATTATGATGCCTTTTCTATGCAGCGACTAGATGTCTTGCCCGGTTGTACAGGACTTTGGCAGATAGGTGGTCGTAGTAATGTCAGTTTTGACGACATGGTCAAGTTGGATCTGGAGTATATCAATCGCTGCAGTTTTTCATTTGACTTATATATATTAATAAAAACATTTGTTTTATTTTTCAAGCCCAACGGAGCTTATTAG
- a CDS encoding glycosyltransferase has product MEVLEICEAYGGGVKRQIDYLNRFADDKNISMTTLVSSKRGSEIPRSYLVDDDLSEYKHIFSYLSVLRRLHRLITNKKIQLVHAHSTIAGLTMVIYKLRYHNCPPIVFTPHAYFSEVDRGKFKNICIKWVEKFMSKHFAKIIHVSKDEQDYAIANKLVNKAQSVVINNGVPCHEYERLQHPTLNFINVARCDFQKDPQLFIKVAEKITQAIPNTSFTWVGDGPLLNECRAEVIRQNLGDRIKFIGYRNNPYKYLESADIFCSTSRYEGQPFSVLEAISEKLPLLITDVIGHRELVDHNGILLTKKILNDDRKLTDSFSKVIKDKDKLSQASYRLYKSKYDVSDMVDKIEAIYLGDATV; this is encoded by the coding sequence ATGGAAGTATTAGAGATTTGTGAAGCATACGGTGGTGGCGTTAAGCGTCAGATCGACTATCTTAATAGATTCGCTGATGACAAGAATATCTCCATGACCACCTTGGTCAGTTCCAAGCGTGGTAGTGAGATTCCAAGAAGTTATCTAGTCGATGACGACCTTTCAGAATATAAGCACATCTTCAGTTACTTATCAGTATTGCGACGTCTGCATAGATTGATAACTAACAAAAAGATCCAGTTAGTTCATGCCCACAGTACGATTGCTGGTTTAACGATGGTCATATACAAGCTGCGTTATCACAACTGTCCGCCGATAGTATTCACACCACATGCATATTTCTCGGAAGTGGATCGTGGCAAGTTCAAGAATATATGTATCAAGTGGGTCGAGAAGTTCATGAGTAAGCATTTTGCCAAGATCATCCATGTTTCAAAAGATGAGCAGGATTATGCAATTGCTAACAAACTAGTTAACAAAGCTCAATCAGTAGTCATCAACAACGGCGTTCCGTGTCATGAGTATGAAAGGCTTCAACATCCCACTTTAAACTTCATCAACGTAGCACGTTGTGACTTCCAAAAGGACCCACAGTTATTCATCAAAGTTGCGGAGAAAATAACCCAAGCTATCCCCAATACTAGTTTTACGTGGGTCGGGGATGGGCCACTTCTCAATGAATGTCGTGCTGAGGTTATCAGACAGAATTTAGGCGACAGGATCAAGTTTATCGGGTATCGCAACAATCCGTATAAGTACTTGGAGTCTGCCGATATATTCTGCTCAACGTCACGCTATGAGGGGCAACCTTTCTCAGTTCTAGAAGCAATCTCAGAAAAGTTACCACTCTTGATCACTGACGTTATCGGCCACAGAGAACTGGTCGATCACAATGGCATCTTGTTAACGAAGAAAATACTGAATGACGACAGGAAATTGACTGATTCATTTTCAAAGGTGATCAAGGATAAGGACAAACTCTCTCAAGCTAGCTACCGGTTGTATAAGAGTAAGTACGATGTGTCAGATATGGTTGATAAGATCGAAGCTATCTATTTAGGCGATGCAACAGTATGA
- a CDS encoding glycosyltransferase yields the protein MRVDVVIPYFHPPYIGGTETVLRKWDEYFATQHIKNLEVRFVIPFAYRSNNVFNHSGNYIFGWRIFNNELAKFIGILNLAVYLMFTKADKVIVLSPKYIALSHRFKRIFHKHYQIINWVHFSLNQVFSTDNKQFKSADYHLAISTGIKQQLLDMGIDRKRIFVVFNPIEKAKYQIPASQDPRYVYVGRLEYRHQKNLQELLHGFAMLKKQLPNASLDLWGSGQDMSKLRELVTKLDVSQVNFKGWNKNPWSQIKSVTAFVLTSTYEGLPMSILEAISHGVPVISADILTGPSDEITGENGLLYKTGDVAELRDEMIEVFENRQNYRSKAMKASISKYYSKNYFANLIKILQEMG from the coding sequence ATGAGAGTGGACGTGGTAATACCTTACTTTCATCCACCTTATATCGGTGGGACCGAGACTGTGTTACGCAAATGGGATGAATACTTCGCAACTCAGCATATTAAAAATCTAGAAGTGAGATTTGTCATTCCCTTTGCATATCGTAGCAACAACGTGTTCAACCACTCGGGTAATTATATTTTCGGTTGGCGAATCTTTAACAATGAGCTAGCAAAGTTCATTGGCATATTGAACTTGGCGGTCTATCTAATGTTCACTAAGGCTGACAAAGTCATTGTTCTCTCACCCAAATACATCGCGCTCAGTCATAGATTCAAAAGAATATTTCATAAGCATTATCAAATTATCAACTGGGTCCATTTCTCATTGAATCAAGTCTTCTCCACAGACAATAAACAGTTCAAATCAGCTGATTATCACTTGGCTATTTCGACTGGTATCAAGCAACAGTTGCTGGATATGGGCATCGATAGGAAACGTATCTTTGTAGTTTTCAATCCTATCGAGAAAGCCAAATACCAGATACCAGCCAGTCAAGATCCTAGATATGTTTATGTTGGTAGGTTGGAATATCGGCACCAAAAGAATCTCCAAGAACTACTACATGGATTCGCCATGCTAAAAAAACAATTGCCAAATGCAAGCTTGGACTTGTGGGGAAGTGGTCAAGATATGAGCAAGTTACGTGAATTAGTCACCAAACTAGATGTTTCCCAAGTGAATTTTAAAGGTTGGAACAAGAATCCTTGGTCGCAAATAAAAAGCGTTACGGCGTTTGTCCTGACTTCAACTTATGAAGGCCTACCGATGTCGATTTTGGAAGCAATATCACACGGGGTACCAGTTATTTCCGCAGATATTTTGACTGGGCCAAGTGATGAGATCACTGGTGAGAATGGGTTGTTATACAAAACTGGTGATGTGGCTGAATTAAGGGATGAAATGATCGAGGTATTCGAGAATCGGCAGAATTATCGTAGTAAGGCTATGAAGGCGTCAATCAGTAAGTATTATAGTAAGAATTATTTTGCAAATTTAATTAAGATATTACAGGAAATGGGGTAA
- a CDS encoding glycosyltransferase family 2 protein, translating to MDKLLSIVIPSYNVGNTLSNILDNLVNCHTLDRLDILVVNDGSTDQTAKIADKYVAEYPESIQLITQVNGGHGSTINTGIKYATGRFFKVVDGDDWLDSANLDRFVNLLKLEDVDLVLTPFWVFNDKTKRKYVKEIKSEDIRWNQKYYLKDRKIAPVPSMHTYTLRTKLLKENGIKIDEHAYYVDIEYILYPIPYVKTYKFVNLPLYNYRVNQADQSITLGNMVKNSKQHEMVIEHVNEYIVEHINGINENQRELMVNRLSRMIATQMKIISVEPIKSVTKAKLVKFYQHAKDNYYFEIQDINLPMKMLVKSHFLLFPLIHYLAIWKMNLFHY from the coding sequence ATGGATAAATTATTATCGATTGTTATCCCTAGTTATAACGTAGGCAACACTTTGAGCAATATATTGGATAATCTAGTCAATTGTCACACTTTGGATCGATTGGATATTTTGGTGGTCAACGATGGTTCAACTGATCAAACGGCCAAAATCGCTGACAAATATGTGGCTGAATATCCAGAATCTATCCAGTTGATAACTCAGGTCAACGGTGGTCACGGATCGACCATCAACACTGGTATAAAGTATGCGACTGGTAGATTCTTCAAGGTGGTCGACGGTGATGACTGGTTGGATAGCGCTAATCTCGACAGGTTTGTCAATTTATTGAAGCTAGAAGACGTTGACCTTGTTTTGACACCTTTTTGGGTCTTCAATGATAAGACTAAGCGTAAGTATGTCAAAGAGATCAAGTCAGAAGATATTAGATGGAATCAAAAGTATTATTTGAAAGATCGAAAAATAGCCCCGGTCCCATCGATGCACACGTACACTTTGAGGACAAAGCTATTAAAAGAAAATGGTATAAAAATCGATGAACATGCGTATTACGTGGATATTGAATATATCCTCTACCCGATTCCATATGTCAAAACGTATAAGTTCGTTAATTTGCCACTCTACAACTATCGGGTCAATCAAGCCGATCAGTCGATCACTCTAGGCAATATGGTCAAGAATTCCAAGCAACACGAAATGGTCATTGAGCATGTGAATGAATATATTGTTGAACATATTAATGGTATCAATGAGAATCAGCGTGAGTTGATGGTCAATCGTCTCAGCAGAATGATTGCTACACAAATGAAGATCATTTCAGTTGAACCGATCAAGTCAGTGACTAAAGCTAAACTCGTTAAGTTCTATCAACATGCGAAGGATAATTACTACTTTGAGATACAAGATATCAATTTACCGATGAAGATGTTGGTAAAATCACACTTTCTACTGTTCCCACTCATTCATTATTTGGCAATTTGGAAGATGAATCTATTCCATTACTAG
- a CDS encoding glycosyltransferase produces the protein MSVVALVVTYNRLNLLKECLDGIGSQVVDTIVVDNASTDGTKEYLDSLDKTCFKVIHLAKNTGGSGGFFTGIKFFMENYKSDYLWLMDDDTIPKKDTLAKLLEVIPSIDEFGFLASNVRFTDGTPALMNIPVVDPLDWNEFGYKGEFLPVIKSASFVSLLLPRTIIQRVGLPYKEFFIWGDDSEYTSRISATTTSYFVPESLVIHKMSQNIGVDIVNDDTDRISRYYYLFRNKVFLARKKHGRSKVKTFAGMGLEVLQVGLGHKVTHRMSKLLVMTRGIISGCFFNPKISYVHKN, from the coding sequence ATGTCTGTTGTAGCACTAGTAGTCACGTATAATCGACTGAATCTATTAAAGGAGTGTCTGGATGGTATTGGTTCACAAGTTGTAGACACGATCGTAGTTGATAATGCCAGTACTGATGGTACTAAAGAATATCTAGACTCACTGGATAAAACTTGTTTCAAGGTGATTCATTTGGCTAAGAATACTGGTGGATCTGGTGGATTCTTTACAGGGATCAAATTCTTTATGGAGAATTATAAGTCAGATTATTTGTGGTTGATGGACGACGACACTATCCCCAAGAAAGACACTTTGGCCAAGTTACTTGAAGTAATCCCAAGTATTGATGAGTTTGGATTCTTAGCCAGCAATGTTCGTTTTACTGATGGCACTCCAGCATTGATGAATATTCCAGTTGTCGATCCACTGGATTGGAATGAATTTGGTTATAAGGGTGAGTTTTTACCGGTGATCAAGTCGGCATCATTTGTGTCGTTATTACTACCGCGTACGATAATTCAACGAGTTGGACTACCGTATAAGGAATTCTTTATTTGGGGTGATGATTCCGAGTATACCTCAAGGATAAGTGCAACGACTACTTCGTACTTTGTTCCAGAAAGCCTAGTTATCCACAAAATGTCACAAAATATCGGAGTAGATATTGTTAATGATGACACTGACCGGATAAGTCGTTACTACTATTTATTTAGAAACAAAGTATTCTTGGCCAGAAAGAAACACGGTAGATCAAAAGTAAAAACATTTGCTGGGATGGGTCTAGAAGTGCTTCAAGTAGGACTTGGTCACAAGGTCACTCACCGGATGAGCAAGTTATTAGTTATGACACGAGGAATTATTTCGGGATGTTTCTTTAATCCGAAGATTTCATATGTACACAAGAATTAA
- a CDS encoding capsular polysaccharide synthesis protein, whose translation MSQSILNAYLKYIYKSESLLKLMTHNKKSILPGFIYDPYHRMVEREIQHTIMDMPTTVWCDELTKNDPFLTDKVIWVMWWQVSDMPILIKKNIDFMRSRLNKRVILLTQENISDFIDIPKKITNRLNAGKISTAAFSDYIRTRIIFEYGGVWLDSSIYVGVDEEFLNNLNFFDHDLITIKGIPNFGSKFIPKGRWAIYCLGGRSGQMLFKFVSDCLGFYLEGGRQIPDYFLTDYIFDIAYKNNIDGFKEKLNRVPQNNVNCECLSPIMNDKFDSEIMSKMTENTKLFKLSNKVTYYGRTNDQDKTFYSYLYE comes from the coding sequence ATGTCGCAGAGCATTTTGAATGCATATTTGAAATATATTTATAAATCAGAGTCACTTTTGAAGTTAATGACACACAATAAGAAGTCGATCCTACCGGGATTCATCTATGATCCATATCACAGAATGGTGGAACGAGAAATTCAACATACAATTATGGATATGCCGACGACGGTTTGGTGTGATGAATTGACTAAAAATGATCCGTTTTTAACTGACAAGGTGATTTGGGTGATGTGGTGGCAAGTTAGCGATATGCCGATATTGATCAAGAAGAATATTGACTTTATGCGCTCCCGTTTGAACAAGCGAGTGATCTTGTTGACCCAGGAGAATATTTCAGATTTTATCGACATACCAAAAAAAATCACGAATAGATTAAATGCTGGCAAAATTTCTACGGCAGCTTTTTCAGACTATATCAGAACAAGAATCATCTTTGAGTATGGTGGCGTCTGGTTGGATAGCTCAATCTATGTTGGTGTTGACGAGGAGTTCTTGAACAACTTGAATTTCTTTGATCATGATCTGATCACGATCAAAGGGATACCAAACTTTGGAAGTAAGTTTATCCCCAAGGGTAGATGGGCGATTTATTGTTTGGGTGGTAGGTCTGGTCAGATGTTATTCAAGTTTGTCAGTGACTGTCTTGGCTTTTATCTGGAAGGTGGTCGACAGATACCGGATTACTTCTTGACTGATTATATTTTTGATATTGCTTACAAGAACAATATTGATGGTTTCAAAGAGAAGTTGAATCGGGTCCCACAAAATAACGTCAATTGTGAATGCCTGTCGCCGATTATGAACGACAAGTTTGACTCGGAGATCATGAGCAAGATGACTGAGAACACTAAGCTTTTTAAATTATCTAATAAGGTTACTTATTATGGTCGAACAAATGATCAAGATAAGACTTTTTATAGTTACTTGTATGAATGA
- the glf gene encoding UDP-galactopyranose mutase, with translation MKVMLVKYLVVGSGLFGSVFAYEAAKRGKQVTVIEKRDHVGGNIYTKEIEGIQVHMYGAHIFHTQSEEIWDYINQFATFNNYINSPIANFNGEIYNLPFNMNTFNKMWGVITPQEAKEKIAQQKLALNLPTVPKNLEQQAESLVGKDVYQKLIKGYTQKQWGQAATDLPAFIIRRLPVRFTYDNNYFNDRFQGIPMGGYTQIINQLLNSDLIDVKTGVDFFNDRDSYQNDPQTKIVYTGMIDRFFDYKFGDLKYRSLNFETEVKDVDNYQGVAVVNYTDEQTPYTRIIEHKHFEFGKGNKGKTVITKEFPQAFHRGDEPYYPINNHRNKQIYDQYVKLAREQCPNVLFGGRLGLYRYYNMDQTIMAALQLVKREFG, from the coding sequence ATGAAGGTGATGTTGGTGAAGTATTTAGTAGTAGGTTCAGGATTATTTGGCTCTGTATTCGCATATGAAGCGGCTAAGCGAGGTAAACAGGTTACAGTGATTGAAAAACGTGACCACGTTGGTGGCAATATTTATACCAAAGAAATCGAAGGTATCCAGGTTCATATGTACGGTGCGCACATATTCCACACTCAGTCAGAGGAAATCTGGGACTATATCAATCAGTTCGCCACGTTCAATAATTACATCAACTCACCGATCGCTAACTTCAATGGTGAGATATATAATTTGCCGTTCAATATGAATACATTCAATAAAATGTGGGGTGTGATCACTCCACAAGAAGCCAAAGAAAAAATTGCACAACAAAAACTAGCGTTAAACTTGCCCACGGTGCCCAAGAACTTGGAGCAACAGGCTGAGTCTTTGGTAGGTAAAGATGTGTACCAAAAGTTAATCAAAGGTTATACACAAAAGCAGTGGGGACAAGCTGCGACTGACTTGCCGGCCTTTATAATCCGCCGTCTGCCAGTTAGATTCACTTATGACAATAATTACTTTAATGATCGTTTTCAGGGTATACCAATGGGTGGTTATACTCAGATTATCAATCAATTACTGAATAGTGACTTGATAGATGTGAAAACGGGCGTCGACTTCTTCAATGATAGGGATAGTTACCAAAATGACCCGCAGACCAAGATTGTTTACACCGGTATGATCGATAGATTCTTTGATTATAAGTTCGGAGATCTAAAGTATCGTAGTCTTAACTTTGAGACTGAGGTTAAAGATGTCGATAACTATCAAGGTGTTGCGGTCGTTAACTATACAGATGAACAAACTCCTTATACGAGAATTATTGAACATAAGCATTTTGAATTCGGTAAGGGCAATAAGGGTAAAACCGTTATCACAAAAGAGTTCCCGCAGGCATTCCATCGTGGTGATGAGCCATATTATCCAATCAATAATCACCGAAACAAACAAATCTATGACCAATATGTGAAGCTGGCTAGAGAACAATGTCCCAATGTATTGTTTGGTGGTCGATTGGGTCTGTATCGTTATTACAATATGGATCAGACTATCATGGCTGCACTTCAACTGGTCAAACGAGAGTTTGGATAG
- a CDS encoding polysaccharide biosynthesis C-terminal domain-containing protein, whose amino-acid sequence MRVVKNYLYNALYQIFILLIPLVTTPYLARVLGPSGVGINSYTNSIIQYFIVLGSIGVDLYGNRQVAFVRNDKKKLTQTFYEIFFMRIITVILAYLVFLIFLEFSGQYRIYYLAQSISLIAAAFDVSWFFMGVENFHVTVIRNIVIKIVALISIFTFVKSYSDLGIYILILSLSLLLGNLTLFPSLKRYLSKVDWHHLKIWRHMLPSLVLFIPQVAMQIYGVLNKTMLGVMVSVQASGYFDQSDKMVKMALAIVTATGTVMLPHVASAFAKGRIEKTKDYLYQSFQFVSAIAIPIMFGLIAVTAKFVTLFFTKRFLAVIPIMIIESVVILLIAWSNVLGIQYLIPTKQMKKYTISVIIGAVINILFNIPLIMKWGAIGATIATVLSELSITIYQLIALRGQIQYHRLFLDWYKYLFSGLFMFEVVFELDKILPVTWKALIIEVVVGMVVYVLLLILFRARIIEDAKKLIGNMLKS is encoded by the coding sequence ATGAGAGTTGTTAAGAATTACCTTTACAATGCGCTTTATCAGATCTTCATTTTACTGATTCCCTTGGTGACAACACCTTATTTGGCAAGAGTTCTGGGGCCAAGTGGAGTGGGTATCAATTCATATACCAACTCGATCATTCAGTACTTCATAGTTCTTGGTAGTATTGGTGTGGATCTTTATGGTAACCGACAAGTCGCCTTTGTTCGCAATGATAAAAAGAAATTGACACAGACTTTTTATGAAATATTCTTTATGCGAATAATCACGGTTATTTTGGCATATTTAGTTTTTTTGATTTTCCTAGAATTTTCTGGTCAGTATAGGATATATTATTTAGCCCAGTCTATATCGTTGATAGCTGCGGCTTTTGATGTTTCTTGGTTCTTTATGGGAGTTGAAAATTTTCATGTGACCGTGATAAGGAACATTGTGATCAAGATCGTAGCTTTGATCAGTATTTTTACTTTCGTCAAGTCATATAGTGACCTGGGAATCTATATTTTAATTTTGTCGCTGTCTTTGTTACTGGGGAACTTAACTTTATTCCCAAGTTTGAAGAGATACTTGTCTAAAGTAGATTGGCATCATTTGAAAATATGGAGACACATGTTACCTTCACTAGTATTGTTCATACCACAAGTTGCCATGCAGATTTATGGTGTATTGAATAAGACAATGTTGGGGGTAATGGTCTCAGTACAGGCGAGTGGTTATTTTGATCAATCAGATAAGATGGTCAAAATGGCACTGGCCATCGTGACGGCGACTGGTACGGTGATGCTTCCACATGTTGCTAGTGCTTTTGCGAAAGGAAGAATTGAGAAGACTAAGGATTATTTGTATCAAAGTTTCCAATTCGTGAGTGCCATCGCTATTCCGATCATGTTTGGTCTGATAGCTGTCACAGCAAAGTTTGTGACGTTATTTTTTACTAAGAGATTCTTGGCGGTCATTCCTATCATGATCATAGAATCTGTCGTTATTTTATTGATAGCTTGGAGTAATGTCTTGGGAATCCAATATTTGATTCCCACCAAGCAAATGAAGAAGTATACTATTTCGGTAATTATTGGTGCTGTTATCAACATCCTATTTAATATTCCATTGATCATGAAATGGGGTGCTATTGGGGCAACTATTGCGACTGTGTTGTCGGAACTTTCAATCACTATTTATCAGCTGATTGCACTTAGAGGACAGATTCAATATCACAGATTATTCTTGGATTGGTACAAGTATTTGTTCTCAGGGTTGTTTATGTTTGAAGTCGTCTTTGAACTTGATAAGATCTTGCCAGTAACTTGGAAGGCGTTGATAATAGAGGTCGTTGTTGGGATGGTCGTCTATGTATTGTTGTTGATTTTATTTAGAGCTCGTATTATTGAGGATGCTAAGAAGTTGATTGGCAATATGTTAAAGTCTTGA
- a CDS encoding GntR family transcriptional regulator, with product MDKKESLSQHLIDTLTYQILNELRPNDRLPSERELMAQFQVSRTTVRNALDKLELSNLITRQHGKGTFVTARSEVLTNLADLFSFSKTMKTLGREPSDKIIKFKEISADDELIERLRLKDNLNVYEVDRIRLADSKPMMFGKSFLPAGIFSDLDKKTLEQNSMYQTFEADYDVHIKEADESCRASILNEKIANLLLEKTGAPCLRLERTTFDKLDRAVEYTISWARADEFNYRVKHLYR from the coding sequence ATGGATAAAAAGGAATCTTTGTCCCAACACTTGATTGATACGTTGACGTATCAAATTCTAAATGAACTGCGACCTAATGATCGTCTGCCTTCAGAGCGTGAATTAATGGCACAATTTCAAGTAAGTCGGACAACTGTAAGGAATGCTTTGGACAAATTGGAATTGTCTAATTTAATAACTAGACAACATGGTAAGGGAACTTTTGTTACAGCTAGATCAGAGGTTCTGACTAATCTAGCGGACTTGTTTAGTTTTTCAAAGACTATGAAGACTCTGGGACGTGAGCCAAGTGACAAGATCATCAAGTTCAAGGAAATATCAGCTGATGATGAATTGATAGAACGTTTAAGATTAAAGGATAATCTGAATGTCTATGAGGTCGATCGTATTCGGCTGGCTGATAGTAAACCAATGATGTTTGGCAAGAGCTTTTTGCCAGCTGGTATCTTCAGTGATCTTGATAAGAAGACTCTGGAACAAAATTCCATGTATCAGACTTTTGAGGCTGATTACGATGTTCATATCAAAGAGGCCGACGAGTCATGTCGGGCGTCTATTTTGAATGAGAAAATTGCGAATCTATTATTAGAGAAGACAGGAGCACCGTGTTTGCGATTAGAGCGGACCACTTTTGACAAGTTAGATAGAGCGGTTGAATATACGATCAGTTGGGCACGTGCTGATGAGTTCAATTATCGTGTGAAACATTTATATAGGTAG